A window of the Bacillus sp. A301a_S52 genome harbors these coding sequences:
- a CDS encoding prephenate dehydrogenase, which produces MTRRLLVVGLGLIGGSLALAVKNSYPETIIMGYDVNKKACKLAKSLQIIDEIVESLAEEAPVADMIIISAPVESTINIIEQLKTLPLKQGAVVTDVGSTKASVVAAGQPLFNKGVYFIGGHPMAGSHKTGVEAARERLFENAFYILTPTDEVPSSKLNELQAILKGTKAKFIQLDPVTHDRYAGLISHLPHIIASGLVHQVAKAGETDAMVMELAAGGFRDITRIASASPSMWRDILLHNRQELLPMLKEWKAVMTQVEDMLQQADKEQIYSFFSDAKESRDLLPSKKRGALMPFYDLFVDIPDHPGVISDVTAILAEESISLTNIRIIEAREDIMGVLRLSFRSEEDLTLAKEKLTRHLYDTYEVL; this is translated from the coding sequence GTGACTAGACGATTATTGGTTGTTGGCTTGGGACTCATCGGTGGGTCTCTTGCTCTTGCTGTGAAAAATAGTTATCCTGAAACAATTATTATGGGTTATGATGTAAATAAGAAAGCCTGTAAGCTGGCAAAAAGCTTGCAAATCATTGATGAAATTGTTGAGAGCTTAGCTGAAGAAGCACCGGTTGCAGATATGATTATTATTTCTGCACCGGTAGAAAGTACAATTAATATTATTGAACAATTAAAAACTTTACCTTTAAAACAAGGGGCAGTAGTGACGGACGTAGGAAGTACAAAAGCGTCTGTCGTGGCAGCTGGTCAGCCCCTTTTTAATAAAGGGGTTTATTTTATCGGCGGACATCCTATGGCAGGGTCTCATAAAACAGGGGTTGAAGCAGCCCGAGAACGACTATTTGAGAATGCTTTTTACATACTGACGCCTACAGATGAAGTACCTTCAAGTAAGCTCAATGAATTACAAGCCATTCTTAAAGGGACAAAGGCTAAATTTATTCAGTTAGATCCAGTGACTCATGATCGCTATGCTGGTCTTATTAGCCATTTACCTCATATCATAGCGTCAGGGCTTGTACATCAAGTAGCAAAAGCAGGAGAGACAGACGCGATGGTTATGGAATTAGCAGCTGGAGGCTTTAGAGATATTACACGCATCGCATCAGCCTCTCCTTCAATGTGGCGAGATATTTTACTTCATAATAGACAGGAACTCCTTCCAATGCTAAAGGAATGGAAAGCTGTCATGACACAAGTGGAAGACATGTTGCAGCAAGCTGATAAAGAGCAGATTTACTCGTTTTTTTCAGATGCTAAAGAATCACGTGATTTACTCCCATCTAAAAAAAGAGGTGCACTTATGCCCTTTTACGATTTATTTGTGGACATCCCGGACCACCCTGGTGTCATTTCTGATGTCACAGCAATTCTTGCTGAAGAGAGTATTAGTTTAACTAACATTCGTATCATTGAGGCTAGGGAAGATATCATGGGTGTATTACGATTAAGTTTTCGTTCTGAAGAAGACTTAACGCTTGCGAAAGAAAAGTTGACTAGACATTTGTATGACACATACGAAGTCCTTTAA
- a CDS encoding tetratricopeptide repeat protein, translating to MNEKLARAIQLIEQGQHEEGLKKVEELEKIANDETKRTISELYYELGLVDKALSLVEPLMFEYPDHGELFAFAAECYSELGKEDEAIDMLTEIKCSDAAYAQAQLLLADLYEHQGLSEVAEQKLLEAIKNEPDNAILQFGLGEFYLNRGEYRQSITYYKKAIYQGGLPDDLPVNPKLKLAEAYSATGEFEDAMTNYKEGLEDDETPDGLFGYGFTSLQIDDYETAISVFNRLIEMDPDYTTVYAYLAKAYIAQQKLDEALNVLEEGIKKDEFNEDLYLELARLHFSQGNDIKAVEFLEKVIALNPSNISAVKELLLYFDEEEDYEALIELLEFLDNYGEFDPLFERYRGKALFEENDIEGAVKAYDTALESLIKDEVLLEEAAMVYLAAGNKAQGVKLLEDFLLLQPHRFDIEERLIELKR from the coding sequence ATGAATGAAAAATTAGCACGCGCCATCCAATTAATTGAGCAAGGACAACATGAAGAAGGACTAAAAAAAGTAGAAGAACTAGAAAAAATAGCGAATGATGAAACGAAACGTACAATTAGTGAATTATATTATGAATTGGGTTTAGTAGATAAAGCATTATCACTAGTAGAGCCACTTATGTTTGAATACCCAGATCACGGTGAACTTTTTGCTTTTGCGGCTGAATGTTATAGTGAGTTAGGAAAAGAAGATGAAGCAATTGATATGCTTACAGAAATTAAATGCAGTGATGCGGCTTACGCACAGGCTCAGCTTCTTCTCGCAGATTTATATGAACATCAAGGTTTATCAGAAGTCGCGGAACAAAAACTACTAGAAGCCATTAAGAATGAACCAGATAATGCAATTCTTCAATTTGGATTAGGGGAATTCTATTTAAACCGCGGAGAATACAGACAGTCAATTACTTACTATAAGAAAGCCATTTATCAAGGGGGATTGCCCGACGATTTGCCAGTGAATCCAAAGTTGAAACTAGCGGAAGCTTATAGTGCTACAGGTGAATTTGAGGATGCTATGACGAATTATAAAGAAGGGCTTGAGGATGATGAAACACCTGATGGTTTATTCGGCTATGGCTTTACATCTCTCCAAATAGATGATTATGAGACAGCGATAAGTGTTTTTAATCGGCTCATTGAGATGGACCCTGACTATACGACCGTCTACGCGTATCTTGCAAAAGCCTATATAGCACAGCAAAAGTTAGACGAGGCTTTGAACGTACTAGAAGAAGGAATAAAAAAAGATGAATTTAATGAAGACTTGTACTTAGAACTAGCAAGGCTCCATTTTTCACAGGGGAATGATATAAAAGCGGTTGAATTTTTGGAAAAAGTTATTGCTTTGAACCCGTCAAATATCTCGGCAGTAAAAGAATTACTTCTTTACTTTGATGAAGAAGAGGATTATGAGGCGCTCATAGAATTATTAGAATTTCTAGATAACTATGGTGAGTTTGATCCACTATTTGAACGGTACAGAGGAAAAGCCTTATTTGAGGAAAATGATATAGAAGGGGCAGTGAAGGCCTACGATACCGCGTTAGAATCTTTAATTAAAGATGAGGTACTTCTTGAAGAAGCGGCAATGGTATACTTAGCAGCTGGTAATAAAGCACAAGGTGTCAAATTATTGGAGGATTTTCTCTTGTTACAACCTCACCGCTTTGACATAGAAGAACGGCTTATTGAATTAAAAAGATAG
- the aroA gene encoding 3-phosphoshikimate 1-carboxyvinyltransferase, with translation MTHTKSFKEEEKVTKTISAVKGGLTGSVTIPGDKSISHRAVLFASLADGESKIYGFLKGEDCLSTIACMKQLGIEIIEEDDCILVKGKGVNGLEEPDKPLDVGNSGTTIRLLSGILAGQGFSSVLVGDDSIAKRPMARVTGPLKMMNTSIDGRRNAAYTPLHIRGGDLSSIHYLSPVASAQVKSAILLAGMFADGVTKVTEPHKSRDHTERMLQTFGVHVERDEFSASIEGGQTLSSQTIYVPGDISSAAFILVAGAIVPGSNVTLKNVGMNPTRTGIIDVLQAMGADLTVENERNLGSEPVADLTIRYSPLSSCTISGELIPRLIDEIPAIAVLATQADGTTIIKDAQELKVKESNRIDTVVSQLKKIGASVEPTEDGMIITGKTRLNGGTLQSFHDHRIGMAMALCGLIANDPVSIEGSEAISVSYPEFFEQLSHLGAGN, from the coding sequence ATGACACATACGAAGTCCTTTAAGGAGGAAGAAAAGGTGACAAAAACAATCTCTGCTGTAAAAGGCGGACTAACAGGTTCTGTTACAATTCCTGGTGACAAATCTATTAGTCATCGAGCAGTTCTCTTTGCATCATTAGCTGATGGTGAATCAAAGATATACGGATTTTTAAAAGGTGAAGATTGCTTAAGTACGATTGCGTGCATGAAGCAGCTAGGTATAGAGATTATAGAAGAAGATGATTGTATACTTGTAAAAGGAAAAGGGGTAAACGGTTTAGAAGAACCAGACAAACCTTTAGATGTCGGAAACTCAGGAACAACGATTCGTTTACTTTCAGGTATACTTGCCGGTCAAGGCTTTTCATCCGTTCTTGTAGGAGATGATTCCATAGCAAAACGTCCGATGGCCAGAGTGACAGGACCTTTAAAAATGATGAACACGTCAATCGATGGAAGAAGAAACGCTGCCTACACGCCTCTTCATATACGAGGTGGAGATTTAAGTAGTATTCATTATCTATCTCCTGTTGCAAGTGCACAAGTAAAGTCTGCCATTCTACTTGCGGGCATGTTCGCTGATGGTGTAACGAAAGTGACTGAACCTCACAAATCACGTGATCACACAGAACGAATGTTGCAGACGTTTGGCGTACACGTTGAGAGGGATGAATTTTCAGCTTCAATAGAAGGAGGCCAAACGCTTTCCTCACAAACCATCTATGTCCCTGGAGATATTTCATCAGCGGCCTTTATACTCGTAGCAGGAGCCATCGTTCCTGGAAGTAATGTCACTTTAAAGAATGTTGGGATGAATCCTACACGGACTGGAATTATCGATGTTCTGCAAGCTATGGGAGCAGATTTAACTGTTGAGAATGAGCGTAATTTAGGAAGTGAACCGGTTGCAGACTTAACAATTCGTTATAGTCCCTTGTCTTCTTGTACAATAAGCGGTGAGCTCATCCCTCGTCTAATTGACGAAATTCCTGCAATAGCCGTTCTTGCAACCCAAGCAGATGGGACAACAATTATTAAGGACGCACAGGAACTAAAAGTAAAAGAGTCCAACAGGATTGATACGGTCGTAAGCCAATTGAAAAAAATTGGTGCCTCTGTAGAACCTACAGAAGATGGTATGATCATTACTGGAAAAACACGTCTTAATGGCGGTACATTACAAAGCTTTCATGATCATCGAATTGGTATGGCTATGGCGCTCTGCGGATTAATAGCTAATGATCCTGTGTCCATAGAAGGTTCAGAAGCTATTTCTGTCTCTTATCCTGAATTCTTTGAACAATTGTCACACTTAGGAGCGGGAAACTAA